DNA sequence from the Salvia splendens isolate huo1 chromosome 19, SspV2, whole genome shotgun sequence genome:
TGATTGGTATGCACCATGTTCTTATGTGACTGTATCATGAACTCATTTAGTATATCCTCTGAACTTTTCTTTTGCAGCTCAGTGATCATCCCTTGAGAAACTGTGAACCCCGGTGGTGGTTGCAGGGAATTGTTGGGATTCCCATACGATAGATTTGGATGCACCTTATTCCCGGAATGGTTGTAACCTCCACCCCCTTGATTAGGGCGGGAGTTGTTATAGTAGCTATTGCCCCCTTGGTGTATGTAGTTAACATCCTCTACACCCTCTTTCTGCTCCTGTATAGCTGGTCCCATCCCCATGAGATCTATCTTCTTGTGGAGGAGCTCCATCTGTTTATACATGTTGTCTATATGGTTGCTCTCTGTGGCAGAGGCTACCCTGTGCACTCTACTCCTCTCGTTGTTCCAGCCTTCATCATTAGAGGTCACTTTCTCAATCACCTCCATGGCCTCTGCTTCTCCCTTCTTTAGCAGTGATCCCCCTGCGCTCAAATTTAGTTCCCGCTTTGCTTCAGGCAGGCACCCCCTATAGAATGCTAGGACTTGATGCGTCGGATTCAACCCATGGTTGGGGCACCTCTTCATCAATCCTTTGAATCTTTCCCAAGCTCCTCGGATACTCTCTTGGGGAGTCATCTCAAACGAAATGATCTCTGACTGCCTCTTCAATGCCTCACTCGGTGGGTAGTATTTTTCTAAGAACTTTTCAACCATGGCCTCCCACGTGCGAATGGAGTTTGGCTCCATACTGTCTAACCAATCCTTGGCATCATCCTCCAGAGCAAAAGGGAACACCCTTAATCTGATCTGTTCATCTGTGACTCCATTAATCTTCGTCGTGTTGCAGATCTGGATGAATTTAGTGAGGTGCTTGTTCAGATCCTCTGTGGGTCGGCCGCTAAAAGCGTTGTTCTCAGCCATCTGAAGTAATCCTCTCCTGAGTTCAAATGTGTTGGCATTAACATTGTTGCCAACGGTTGGGTGTGCCACTCCATGATAGGCATACATGTTTTGGACAGGTACCACATTTTGCCTTTGATCTAACTGCCTTTGCAGGTCTTCGAGTTGTTGTTGAAGCTGAGCATTcgttggaggaggtggtggaacATCATTCCCCTCTACGTTCTCCATCAGAATAGGAGAATGTGGCTCAAACTGAATAGGGGAGTGAACTGGTGACGGAGTAGGTGTCGGTGATTCTTGAACCAGTGAAGGTGATTGTCTCTGGACCGGAGAAGAGACTCGGATCCTTTGATTTAGCCTTCTCAAAGCGTTTCTCCTCCtgttggatgcttcgatctcaAGATCAATAGGCTCTAAAGGTAGACCCCTAGAGCGTGTGTGCATACAACCTAAAACAAGAAAACTCAATGTGAGAgctcaaaaataaaatcaaaattaaagcAATAAAGTCTAAACTAGTAATCTCTATCTTTACCACGATATTGACCTAAATTAACAcaaattgtccccggcaacggcgccaaaaacttgactcaacttattttaacacaagaaaattcccacaagtgtacggggctagtgtagcataaaataagcaagagtatcgtatcccacagagacaaattgtataaactcaagtaccacggaccgacgttaactactatctagacaaatcAAAAGGTTTGGTTTTGGTACGTaactattaaacataaacaaagtaaaataagaaacaaaAGATCAAGTTTCAATAAGAGAACGAGGTAGAGCTTTGGATCCGACTACAATACCCACAATGTAAACCAactcaacaactttgattacccgttgaagtctctaggattagtAGGAAATCGCTATTCTAGGCTAagccccctctcgagtgcactcaacccgttgattaactattaatattgaagtctccttctaatacttcacaattaactcctatacCCAAAAGATTCAAGtcctcactctagaattccttctctcgaatgcaaattatctaggtgttgttcattcttttatcaatcataattaggtatctctcgactactcaaaactaggtcaatatatccaattggtagctaggcaattgaattgaaa
Encoded proteins:
- the LOC121779978 gene encoding uncharacterized protein LOC121779978 translates to MHTRSRGLPLEPIDLEIEASNRRRNALRRLNQRIRVSSPVQRQSPSLVQESPTPTPSPVHSPIQFEPHSPILMENVEGNDVPPPPPTNAQLQQQLEDLQRQLDQRQNVVPVQNMYAYHGVAHPTVGNNVNANTFELRRGLLQMAENNAFSGRPTEDLNKHLTKFIQICNTTKINGVTDEQIRLRVFPFALEDDAKDWLDSMEPNSIRTWEAMVEKFLEKYYPPSEALKRQSEIISFEMTPQESIRGAWERFKGLMKRCPNHGLNPTHQVLAFYRGCLPEAKRELNLSAGGSLLKKGEAEAMEVIEKVTSNDEGWNNERSRVHRVASATESNHIDNMYKQMELLHKKIDLMGMGPAIQEQKEGVEDVNYIHQGGNSYYNNSRPNQGGGGYNHSGNKVHPNLSYGNPNNSLQPPPGFTVSQGMITELQKKSSEDILNEFMIQSHKNMVHTNQRLEKVENDVHSMTVHMKSLETQISQIAQAVSSQHKPGQFPGQPNVNPKDCKAIYLRSGTSYESPPMPEVEAKEAADEKEEEKIEVESPPMQPEVQPEAIVSPTPKEVKIHFPQVVQKKKLDEKLVKFLEIFKRVHLNIPLIEALQQMPGYLKFLKEIVSKKKRLVDYETVNLTENCSAIIQQKMPAKMKDPGSFNISCVIGNDRQTKALCDLGASINLMPLSFFRKLKFGVLKPTTFTLQMADKSVKYPNGLLENVLVRVNDFIFPMDFVVLDMKEDPNVPLILGRPFLATGKALIDVTKRELTLRHGNKTVILSLLDKMKRHEVEESKRVEEVPLKVEECKMIQAAHVRARDPLEEIFMPEWLFEDEHGLGGKKMKVAKVEIGIPKEDVVGADVKLTWWKKRLHKLYLAAKAKKGPDDIIRVRLNH